In a single window of the Pseudomonas oryzihabitans genome:
- a CDS encoding LysR family transcriptional regulator — MTRIPDAHTIHSRLRLRQLRLVLALAEFGSLRRAADDIGMTQPAATKMLHEIESLLGVGLFERLPRGMRATAFGETVIYYARMVFAELSGMREELVALESGNLGRVAVGAIPALASGLLTRTIATLKQSHPRLSMSIQVDTSDVLVQALLQDQLDVVLGRIPTGARAEELLFDSLGEEVLCVIAGAQNPLAQATHLTWGALQEHTWVLQQHPSPMRAIINQAFHDARVDIPGSIVETTSIMTLLALLQQTDMLGVTPLSVVNDYPGRHLLAVLPIAFEPRLPPYGLIRRRHRVQSSAMQTFMAAVRSEHGRLRQDEG, encoded by the coding sequence ATGACCCGCATTCCCGACGCTCACACCATCCATAGCCGTCTGCGCCTGCGCCAATTGCGGCTGGTGCTGGCGCTGGCCGAATTCGGTTCGCTGCGCCGCGCGGCCGACGACATCGGCATGACCCAGCCGGCCGCCACCAAGATGCTCCACGAGATCGAGAGCCTGCTGGGGGTGGGCCTGTTCGAGCGCCTGCCACGAGGCATGCGCGCCACCGCGTTCGGCGAGACGGTGATCTACTACGCGCGGATGGTCTTCGCCGAGCTGTCGGGCATGCGCGAAGAACTGGTCGCCCTGGAATCGGGCAATCTCGGCCGGGTCGCGGTAGGTGCCATCCCGGCGCTGGCCTCGGGGCTGCTGACCCGTACCATCGCCACGCTCAAGCAGAGTCATCCGCGGCTGTCCATGTCGATCCAGGTGGACACCAGCGATGTGCTGGTCCAGGCGCTGCTGCAGGATCAGCTGGACGTGGTGCTGGGTCGCATTCCCACCGGGGCCCGCGCCGAGGAGCTGCTGTTCGACAGCCTCGGCGAAGAGGTGCTCTGCGTGATCGCCGGGGCGCAGAATCCCCTGGCCCAGGCCACGCACCTCACTTGGGGCGCGTTGCAGGAGCACACCTGGGTGCTGCAGCAGCATCCCAGCCCCATGAGGGCCATCATCAACCAGGCTTTCCACGATGCCCGGGTAGACATCCCCGGCAGCATCGTCGAGACCACGTCCATCATGACCCTGCTGGCCCTACTGCAGCAGACCGACATGCTGGGCGTCACACCGCTGTCGGTGGTCAACGACTACCCCGGTCGGCATCTCCTGGCCGTGCTGCCCATCGCCTTCGAACCCCGGCTGCCACCCTATGGGCTGATCCGGCGGCGCCATCGGGTGCAATCCTCGGCCATGCAGACCTTCATGGCGGCGGTGCGCAGCGAGCATGGACGCTTGCGCCAGGACGAAGGCTGA
- a CDS encoding tripartite tricarboxylate transporter permease produces MSELDSLMHGMGMILSFQHIGLMVIGVLLGILVGVLPGLGAPNGVALLLPLTFTMSPTSAIILLSCMYWGALFGGSITSILFNIPGEPSSVATTFDGYPLARQGRAGEALTAAFTSALLGALVGVLLLTFLSSRIAAFAMEFSSPEFFAVYLLAFCTFIGMSKNPPLKTVAAMMIGFAMAAVGMDTVSGNLRLTFDQPALLSGISFEVAVIGLFGIGEILCTVEEGLVFRGEQARITLRTVLGTWKQLPRYWLTWLRSALVGCWMGVTPGGPTAASFMSYSLARRFSKNPEGFGKGELEGVIAPETADHSAGTSALLPMLTLGIPGSATAAVMLGGLMIWGLHPGPTLFAEQHDFVWSLIASMYLGNVVSLIVVLATVPLFAAILRIPFCIIAPIIFTVCVIGAYSVHNSLFDVWLMLGFGILGYAFKKLGYPIAPLVLAAVLGDKAEDAFRQSMLFSDGQLGIFWSNPLVGSLTTAALLMLCWPLLARGLQALRLGQPRAKVRPS; encoded by the coding sequence ATGAGCGAATTGGATTCCCTGATGCATGGGATGGGCATGATCCTGTCCTTCCAGCACATTGGCCTGATGGTGATCGGAGTACTGCTCGGCATCCTGGTGGGCGTGCTGCCCGGCCTGGGCGCGCCCAACGGCGTCGCACTGCTGCTGCCGCTGACCTTCACCATGAGCCCCACCTCGGCCATCATCCTGCTCTCCTGCATGTACTGGGGCGCGCTGTTCGGTGGTTCCATCACCTCCATCCTGTTCAACATCCCCGGCGAACCCTCCTCGGTGGCCACTACCTTCGACGGCTACCCCCTGGCCCGCCAGGGGCGCGCCGGGGAGGCTCTCACGGCGGCCTTCACCTCGGCACTGCTGGGCGCCCTGGTCGGGGTGCTGCTGCTGACCTTTCTCTCCAGCCGTATCGCCGCCTTCGCCATGGAATTCAGTTCGCCGGAATTCTTCGCCGTCTACCTGCTGGCCTTCTGCACCTTCATCGGCATGAGCAAGAATCCGCCACTGAAGACGGTGGCGGCCATGATGATCGGTTTCGCCATGGCCGCAGTGGGCATGGATACGGTGTCCGGCAATCTGCGCCTGACCTTCGACCAGCCGGCGCTGCTCTCGGGCATCAGCTTCGAGGTGGCGGTGATCGGGCTGTTCGGTATCGGCGAGATCCTCTGCACCGTGGAGGAAGGCCTGGTCTTTCGCGGCGAGCAGGCACGGATCACCCTGCGAACCGTGCTCGGCACCTGGAAGCAGCTGCCACGCTACTGGCTAACCTGGCTGCGCAGCGCCCTGGTCGGCTGCTGGATGGGGGTGACCCCGGGTGGCCCGACCGCCGCCTCTTTCATGAGCTACAGCCTGGCGCGGCGCTTCTCGAAAAATCCCGAAGGCTTCGGCAAGGGCGAACTGGAAGGGGTGATCGCTCCGGAGACCGCCGACCACAGCGCCGGCACCAGCGCCCTGCTGCCCATGCTGACCCTGGGCATTCCCGGTTCGGCCACCGCGGCGGTGATGCTGGGCGGCCTGATGATCTGGGGCCTGCACCCCGGGCCAACCCTGTTCGCCGAACAGCACGACTTCGTCTGGAGCCTGATCGCCAGCATGTACCTGGGCAACGTGGTCAGCCTGATCGTGGTGCTGGCGACGGTACCGCTGTTCGCTGCCATCCTGCGCATTCCCTTCTGCATCATCGCGCCCATCATCTTTACCGTCTGCGTGATTGGCGCCTATTCGGTGCACAACAGCCTGTTCGACGTCTGGCTGATGCTCGGCTTCGGCATTCTTGGCTATGCCTTCAAGAAGCTCGGCTATCCCATCGCCCCGCTGGTACTGGCCGCGGTACTGGGCGACAAGGCCGAGGACGCCTTCCGTCAATCGATGCTGTTCTCCGACGGCCAGCTGGGCATCTTCTGGTCCAACCCGCTGGTGGGCAGCCTGACCACAGCCGCTCTGCTGATGCTCTGCTGGCCCCTGCTGGCGCGAGGACTCCAGGCGCTGCGCCTGGGCCAGCCACGGGCCAAGGTGCGCCCCTCGTGA
- a CDS encoding tripartite tricarboxylate transporter TctB family protein → MAGDSLITTRWVELGLAAFTAGLGGIVMFGSLEQGIGWGDAGPEPGYFPFYIGLLLTLASLATALQALWRWQALRTSFVERAAFGQVLRVFLPMLAFVAALPLLGLYLTAFLFIAWFMARDRQRQRRYGVLQILATAGGVSLASYLIFALWFKVPLDAGPLADLARLLRTMS, encoded by the coding sequence ATGGCCGGAGATTCCCTGATCACCACCCGCTGGGTGGAACTGGGCCTGGCGGCCTTCACCGCCGGGCTCGGCGGTATCGTGATGTTCGGTAGCCTGGAACAGGGCATCGGCTGGGGCGATGCGGGCCCGGAACCGGGCTACTTCCCCTTCTACATCGGCCTGCTGCTGACCCTGGCCAGCCTGGCCACCGCGCTACAGGCGCTATGGCGCTGGCAGGCGTTGCGTACCTCTTTCGTCGAGCGCGCGGCCTTTGGGCAGGTGCTCCGGGTCTTTTTGCCGATGCTGGCCTTCGTCGCCGCCCTGCCCCTGCTGGGTCTCTATCTGACGGCCTTTCTGTTCATCGCCTGGTTCATGGCGCGGGATCGCCAGCGGCAACGGCGCTATGGCGTGCTGCAGATCCTGGCCACTGCCGGCGGGGTGAGCCTGGCCAGCTATCTGATCTTCGCCCTCTGGTTCAAGGTACCGCTGGACGCCGGTCCCCTGGCCGATCTGGCCCGCCTGCTGAGGACAATGTCATGA
- a CDS encoding Bug family tripartite tricarboxylate transporter substrate binding protein, whose product MRSPSLLATLPLYLAATVVPLAHAAWQPEGKVEIVVAGGPGGGTDQLGRLIQSIITQHKLLDASTVVFNKGGGNGAEAFLEMKLAKGEADKLVIATNNVYLLPLTAKLGYQLDDLTPVAAIAEDDFILWTYADAPWKDARGYVDAIKQDPAGKRMGGSQSKDVDQTLTLLLNRTEGTKLTYIPFKSGSEAATQLAGKHITSNVNNPSESLSQWRGGQVVPLCVFSQTRMGYTAKVTDTQAWSDVPTCKEQGLGIDQYRFPRTVLLPGGVSEEQRAFYVELLRKVSQTPEFKAYIERNALVPTFLEGQALQDYIAQDTARVTPVFEAAGWLKR is encoded by the coding sequence ATGCGCAGCCCTTCCCTGCTAGCCACCCTTCCCCTGTATCTCGCCGCTACGGTAGTGCCCCTGGCCCACGCCGCCTGGCAGCCGGAAGGCAAGGTCGAGATCGTCGTCGCGGGTGGTCCCGGTGGCGGCACCGACCAGCTCGGTCGGTTGATCCAGTCGATCATCACCCAGCACAAGCTGCTGGACGCCAGCACCGTGGTGTTCAACAAGGGCGGCGGCAATGGCGCTGAAGCCTTTCTGGAAATGAAGCTGGCCAAGGGCGAGGCGGACAAGCTGGTCATCGCCACCAACAATGTCTACTTGCTCCCCCTAACCGCCAAGCTGGGCTACCAGCTCGACGACCTCACACCGGTGGCGGCCATCGCCGAAGACGACTTCATCCTCTGGACCTACGCCGATGCGCCCTGGAAGGACGCCCGTGGCTATGTCGATGCCATCAAGCAGGACCCGGCCGGCAAGCGTATGGGCGGCAGCCAGTCCAAGGACGTAGATCAGACCCTGACCCTGCTGCTCAACCGCACCGAGGGCACCAAGCTCACCTACATTCCGTTCAAGAGCGGTAGCGAAGCCGCGACCCAGCTGGCTGGCAAGCACATCACCTCCAACGTCAACAATCCCAGCGAGAGCCTGAGCCAATGGCGTGGCGGTCAGGTGGTACCGCTCTGCGTGTTCAGCCAGACGCGCATGGGCTACACCGCCAAGGTCACCGACACCCAGGCCTGGTCCGACGTACCCACCTGCAAGGAGCAGGGCCTGGGCATCGACCAGTACCGTTTCCCGCGCACCGTGCTGCTGCCGGGCGGAGTCAGCGAGGAGCAACGCGCCTTCTATGTGGAGCTCCTGCGCAAGGTGAGCCAGACGCCGGAGTTCAAGGCCTACATCGAGCGCAATGCCCTGGTGCCGACCTTCCTCGAAGGCCAGGCGCTGCAGGACTACATCGCCCAGGACACCGCTCGGGTCACCCCGGTATTCGAGGCAGCCGGCTGGCTCAAGCGCTGA